The genomic window TTAACAGTATAGTTGTCGTAGCTTAAACCTTTAACCGAAAGTTCAATACCGATTCTTTTTGTTGGGAAAAATGCAAATCCTGGAGCAAGTTCTACACCGATTTTAGTAGTAGTACCGGTTTTAACAGCGTTATCACCGTTCGCATCAGTTGTTTTTAACTGACCGAAAGCCAAAGGCACAGATAATTGTCCGAAGAATTTGAATTGATCAGATAAACCAACATAGTAACGACCGAATGGAGCAACTTTAAAAGCACCATCTTGAGTTTTCTCGCTTACCTTTTTATCGTATTCATAACCAACACCTGTACCGATTGCAAAATTGTTGCTGATAAAATAACCAACACTTGGTAATACGCTAAAGCTGAAATCTGCTTTTGGAGCGCCATCTGCTTTTGTAGAGTTTACACCTACGTTACCACCTAACATAAAATTTCCTTTTTCAGTCTGTGCTTGTGCACCATAAACTAAACCTGCTACTGCTACTAAAGATAATAATAGTTTTTTCATCTTTTTTATTATTTATTTGTTATAAAAATACAGTCAATTTTACTTTTTTAATTTCTGACTATATTTGGATAAAAGTCAACACTTGTGCCAAAAAACTTTGCCTGCGTCATCAAAAAATCAGTTTTTTGGCAACTGCTTAATTGTTAAACAGATATAAAATTAGTGTTAAGTCAATATTATTTTCGTGTGACTAAAAATTAATCGACTGATTAATTTTTTAGACATGACAGATTGACAATCTGACTTTTTTTGTAGAAATGTCAGACTTTAAAGCGTCTAAAATGGCAGGTTTTGGAAAGGGATTTTTGCCGTTTTAAATTAAACTTTGCAGGCAGAAATTAAATTTTCTATTTTCTTTTTAATAATACCGATGGTTTTCTCGTCGGTTAGATTTCCTTCAGCATCAAATTTATTTTGAGCCTGGGCAACTAAAACTTCTGGTTGTAAAACCGGATTCATATTCAGGAAGGTAAAAACAGGCAAAAATGCTGTTTGCATTCTCACCGTTCCCCACATGCCCTGTGTTGCACCCATTACTGCAACTGGTTTGTGCATCAAGGGTGAATCTTTTCCACGGCTGGCCCAGTCAATGGCATTTTTTAATCCGCCTGGAATAGAATAGTTGTATTCGGGAGAAACAATAATAAAAGCGTCTGCAATGGCCAACGCATCTCTAAATTTCACCACGCTTGCCGGCCTTTCTTCAACTTCGGGTAAATCCAGGTCTGCATTGTAAACAGGGATATCATCGAAAGCTATAATTTCGAAAGCAATACCTTGAGGGATTAAACCGCCTGCGACTTTAAGCAGCATGGCATTGTACGATCCTTTTCTTAAACTTCCACATAAGCCAACAATTTTTCTGTTCTTTTCCATAGCTATAAAACCAAAACTTTATAAAAATGTTTGGTTTTTGCAAGGACATATCGTTTAGTTTAAAAAATTATAATCACTATTTTTGGCGGTATAATTTACCGATATGACTGAGAATAGCACGACCACTTCCATTATTGAAAAAACCGTTTTCCCAATACTTTTCGCTTTAAGTTTTTCGCATTTACTTAATGATACCATACAATCGTTAATCCCTGCAATTTATCCTATCATTAAAACCAGTTATCATTTAAGCTTTTCGCAAATTGGTTTAATTACTTTAACCTTTCAATTGGCGGCATCATTATTACAGCCATTTGTGGGTTTATATACAGACAAAAAGCCTCAGCCATATTCGCTGGCTGTAGGGATGGGCTTTACGCTGATCGGATTAATTTCGCTTTCACAATCGACCCATTTTTACACCATATTGCTTTCTGTATGTTTTATCGGGATAGGTTCTTCTATATTTCACCCGGAGGCATCACGTATGGCACACGCCGCATCAGGGGGGAAGAGGGGATTGGCTCAA from Flavobacterium sp. W4I14 includes these protein-coding regions:
- a CDS encoding hypothetical protein (product_source=Hypo-rule applied; cleavage_site_network=SignalP-noTM; pfam=PF13505; superfamily=56925) — protein: MKKLLLSLVAVAGLVYGAQAQTEKGNFMLGGNVGVNSTKADGAPKADFSFSVLPSVGYFISNNFAIGTGVGYEYDKKVSEKTQDGAFKVAPFGRYYVGLSDQFKFFGQLSVPLAFGQLKTTDANGDNAVKTGTTTKIGVELAPGFAFFPTKRIGIELSVKGLSYDNYTVKAEGTGAKVKTNTFGLNADTFAPKLGVQFYF
- a CDS encoding chromate reductase (product_source=KO:K19784; cath_funfam=3.40.50.360; cog=COG0431; ko=KO:K19784; pfam=PF03358; superfamily=52218), with the protein product MEKNRKIVGLCGSLRKGSYNAMLLKVAGGLIPQGIAFEIIAFDDIPVYNADLDLPEVEERPASVVKFRDALAIADAFIIVSPEYNYSIPGGLKNAIDWASRGKDSPLMHKPVAVMGATQGMWGTVRMQTAFLPVFTFLNMNPVLQPEVLVAQAQNKFDAEGNLTDEKTIGIIKKKIENLISACKV